Genomic segment of bacterium:
ACACTGAAACCGGAGGTTTCACTGTGTGCGGCCGATTCGTTCAATTCAGTTTGTTCCCGATCCTCCAGAAGGAGTTCGGGTTGAAATTCGGGGAGGACGCCTCCATATCTCCCTCATACAATATCACCCCCACCCAGACAGTTCCCGTGGTTGTCAACGAGGGCGGCAACCGGCTGATCTCCTGCCGGTGGGGCCTTATCCTCCCATGGGCGAAGGACATGGCCATCGGCAGCCGTATGATCAACGCCCGGGCCGAAACCCTGGCGGAAAAGCCAAGCTTCAAGGGACTGTTCCGGAAGCACCGCTGCCTGGTAGTGGCCGACGGTTTCTACGAGTGGAAAAAGACGGAAACGGGAAAGGTCCCGGTCTACATACACATGAAGGGTGGATCGCCCATGGGCTTTGCGGGCCTTTATTCCGACTTGACCTCACCGGATGGAGAGCTCATACGCACCTGCACCATCGTGACCACCGGGCC
This window contains:
- a CDS encoding SOS response-associated peptidase is translated as MRLDTETGGFTVCGRFVQFSLFPILQKEFGLKFGEDASISPSYNITPTQTVPVVVNEGGNRLISCRWGLILPWAKDMAIGSRMINARAETLAEKPSFKGLFRKHRCLVVADGFYEWKKTETGKVPVYIHMKGGSPMGFAGLYSDLTSPDGELIRTCTIVTTGPNTLLAPIHDRMPAIIEPGKRKTWLDPDQHDPDALAPLLGPYPASEMEAWEVSRAVNSPANDEPDNIRPLG